A segment of the Terriglobia bacterium genome:
GCTCTTTCAACAGGTGCTTTTTGCCACAGAATGCATATAAATAACAAAAGGAACTTTTGGCGTTCGGAACGAGGCGTGCATCAAAATCGCTCCGGCGGAGTCAAATACATCATGCGCAATGAAACGACAACAACAGTCCACGTTTCACCAATCCGGCTGTGGCAGGCGCTTTGTGGAGGCGCGCAACTCCCGCAGGGACAATACCAACACGTTATACAGTGCGTGGCATGCGAAGAACTGGCAACGCAAATCGGTGACGCGTTGGATGATATCGAAGAGGCACTGCGCCGGAATCACATCGGCGTGTCCGGATCTCATAGCACGTCACGATTGAATTAGACGGTCGCCCTCGCCAGGTGGTACCCGGCGAGTATCCCGCGGCCGTCCGGTATCACCAATCCGGAAATTCCCGTTTCATTCCTTACAAATCCGTTCATCATGGTAGCGATGCAGAAGGAACTCGAAACCGCCAAAGAGCTGGCGCTCAGCGCCGGGGCAATCCTGATGGGCTATTTTGAGAAATCCGTCTCTGTCGATTGGAAAGCGCCTGGGGATCCGGTAACGGCCGCCGATCGCGATGCGAACGATCTCATCGTTGCAGAACTCAAACGTCAATTTCCGGGCCACGGCATTTTGTCCGAGGAGGAGGAAGACGATCTCAGCCGGCTCGATCGGACATTCGTCTGGATGGTCGATCCGATGGACGGCACGCGCGAATTCATCGACCATCGTGAAGACTTCGCGGTTCAAATCGGACTCGTGACCGGAGGGATTCCCATCCTTGGGGTCGTCTATCAACCCGCAAAGGACAAGTTGTATTACGCCTCCGCAGGGATGGGCGCTTTCCTCGAGACCGGAGGCACGACGACCCGGCTGCAGGTCTCGGCGGAGCAGACAGCTGCGATGATGACGGCCGCCGTAAGCCGTTCGCATCGCTCCTCGCGCGTCACTGCAATACTCGACCAGCTGCGAATCAAAGAATCCATCGCGATGGGCAGCGTCGGCTTGAAGGTCGGAATCGTCTGCGAAGGACGTGCTCATCTATATATCCACCCGGGAGGCCGCACAAAGCTGTGGGACACCTGCGCGCCTGAAGCCATCCTTCGGGAAGCCGGCGGCCGCATGACCGACGCGTCCAACAACCCTTTGCGTTACGACACTCCCGAGTATCGCAATCTGAACGGGCTGGTCGCCACAAACAGCGTGATCCACGATCGCGTCGTTCAAGTCACGCAAGCGGTGCTCGCAACCTTCTGAAATGAGTTCGTATCTGCTGCTGATTGCCTCAGCCCTCGGCGCCGGCTTGATGAATTCCGTCGCCGGAGGCGGATCCTTTCTCACCTTCCCGGCCCTCGTGTTCACGGGTGTACCTTCGATCATCGCCAATGCAACGAGCACGGTCGCGTTGTTCCCTGGCGCTCTGGCCAGCGCCTGGGCATACCGTGGGGATTTCAAAGGCCTCGAAAGAATTCCTCTGAAGCCAGCGCTGATTGTAAGCATTGCCGGAGGAGTGGTTGGTGCGCTGCTGCTGCTCTTCACCTCGCAGAAGACATTCGATCTCGTCATCCCGTGGCTTCTGCTTGGGGCGACCCTCAGCTTTGCGCTGGGACCGTCGATTATGAAGAAGTTCAAACGCCAGAACTGGATGGGTCCGCGAACTCTTATCGCGTTCCAGTTCATCGTCGGTATTTACGGCGGATATTTCGGAGGCGCGGTCGGCATCATCATGCTTGCCGTCTGGACCCTGGCCGGCATGCGCGATATCCATGCCATGAACGGCGGACGAACGCTCCTGGGCGGCGTCATGAATGCGGCGGCAGTCGTTTGCTTTATCATCGCCCACAAAATCTGGTGGCTTCAAACGTCGATGATGTTGATCGCCGCGGTTGCCGGTGGATATGCCGGGGCAACATTCGCGAGACGCGTCAATCCTGCGGTGGTGCGCAGCATCATCATCGTCGTCAGTATCACGGTCACCGCCGCGTTCTTCCTGCGCCACTGATCTGGCGAAATTGTTTTTCACGCCTGGTTGTCATGCCCGCTTTTGCAGCAGTCCCGGGCGGGTCTCGCCATTTCCGCGAAACTTTCTGCTAAAATGAGCCGCTACGCGGAACTGCGACCGATCGAATGTCCTAACCGCCCCGCCTGCTGCTCAGCCGTCAAAGACAAGCAAATGACAAATGGCCGCACATCCGCGGCGTGTATGATGGGAATGTGCCGTTTACCTCCAGCCATAATCCGAGGTCTGGCCGCATCGTCGTCAGTGGGTTTGGATGCCTGACGCCGCTTGGAAACTGCCGCGACGAGCTGTGGGACGGCTTCCGCAACGCTCGCAGCGGGATCCAGCGCATTTCCGCCTTTGATCCTTCCAGACATTCCGTACAAATTGCCGGAGAAGTACGCGGCATCGATCCTTATCAATATTTTCACCCGAAAGAGCGCCCGCACATCTCAAGAGCGGCGGCATTGGCCGTCGTGGCGGCACGGCAGGTTCTCGAAGATGCCAGGCTCAATCCCGAAATACTCACGCTGGAGGAACGAAGACGGATTGCAGTCGTCCTCGGCAGCGGTGGGGGAGGCCTCGAGTTTACCGAGCGGCAGTATGAGCACTGGTATCGGGGCGAGCCGAAGAAAGCCAGCGTCTACACGATTCCGACGTCGACATTGGGAACCCTAAGCAGCGAAATTTCCATGGCGTTCGGCCTGCATGGATGCAGTCACATGGTGTCCACGGGCTGCACCAGTTCGACCGACGCGCTTTTTTACGCGAGCGAAGCCATCATCAGCGGCCGCGCCGACATCGTTGTCACCGGCGGCGTGGACACTCCGATCGCGCCGGGGATTCTCGCCGGCTTCTCGCTCATGCGAATTCTCACCGAATCGTGGAACGACCGGCCGGAATGCGGTTCGAGACCGTTTTCGAAGGATCGCGACGGATTTGTGCTCGGCGAGGGCGCCTGGCTTTACGTGGTGGAAACCGAACAGTCCGCCCGCGCAAGAGGGGCCAGGATCTATGCGGAGATTCTCGGCTACGGGTCGACCTGCGACGCCCATCACCGGGTGCGGCTCGACGAATCGGGCATTGAACCCGCGCGCGCCATGGAACTTGCGATCAAGGAAGCCGGCCTGACGACAGCCGACATCGACTACGTGAATCTTCATGGAACCTCAACGGAGTTGAACGACCGCATCGAGACGCGCGCCATCAAGCAGTGCTTCAAAGAACACGCGCCTCGCATACCGATGAGTTCGACAAAATCGATGGTCGGACATCCCCAGGGAGCGAGCGGCGCCGC
Coding sequences within it:
- a CDS encoding beta-ketoacyl-[acyl-carrier-protein] synthase family protein, with the protein product MYDGNVPFTSSHNPRSGRIVVSGFGCLTPLGNCRDELWDGFRNARSGIQRISAFDPSRHSVQIAGEVRGIDPYQYFHPKERPHISRAAALAVVAARQVLEDARLNPEILTLEERRRIAVVLGSGGGGLEFTERQYEHWYRGEPKKASVYTIPTSTLGTLSSEISMAFGLHGCSHMVSTGCTSSTDALFYASEAIISGRADIVVTGGVDTPIAPGILAGFSLMRILTESWNDRPECGSRPFSKDRDGFVLGEGAWLYVVETEQSARARGARIYAEILGYGSTCDAHHRVRLDESGIEPARAMELAIKEAGLTTADIDYVNLHGTSTELNDRIETRAIKQCFKEHAPRIPMSSTKSMVGHPQGASGAAGISAILFALTEGIIPPTLNLEQPDPECDLDYVPCVPREHRVRYAVANCIGFGSKNSALVLGEF
- a CDS encoding 3'(2'),5'-bisphosphate nucleotidase CysQ, with translation MVAMQKELETAKELALSAGAILMGYFEKSVSVDWKAPGDPVTAADRDANDLIVAELKRQFPGHGILSEEEEDDLSRLDRTFVWMVDPMDGTREFIDHREDFAVQIGLVTGGIPILGVVYQPAKDKLYYASAGMGAFLETGGTTTRLQVSAEQTAAMMTAAVSRSHRSSRVTAILDQLRIKESIAMGSVGLKVGIVCEGRAHLYIHPGGRTKLWDTCAPEAILREAGGRMTDASNNPLRYDTPEYRNLNGLVATNSVIHDRVVQVTQAVLATF
- a CDS encoding sulfite exporter TauE/SafE family protein, whose protein sequence is MSSYLLLIASALGAGLMNSVAGGGSFLTFPALVFTGVPSIIANATSTVALFPGALASAWAYRGDFKGLERIPLKPALIVSIAGGVVGALLLLFTSQKTFDLVIPWLLLGATLSFALGPSIMKKFKRQNWMGPRTLIAFQFIVGIYGGYFGGAVGIIMLAVWTLAGMRDIHAMNGGRTLLGGVMNAAAVVCFIIAHKIWWLQTSMMLIAAVAGGYAGATFARRVNPAVVRSIIIVVSITVTAAFFLRH